In the genome of Pseudomonas protegens, one region contains:
- a CDS encoding undecaprenyl-diphosphatase, whose protein sequence is MEELNHSLFLAINASAGASMPMRTLAVFFAQWLVLSVPLLLAVLWVFGERRQCMIVLLATLGIVLALASNWLIRELWFHPRPFMIDLGQNFLAHAPGASFPSDHASGMFAMAFALILARLRKAGLVMLGLALLVGWARVYLGVHFPFDILGGCLVGLLSAWLVRQGLAWRQFDQRLLALLEGTYLRLIGSARRGA, encoded by the coding sequence ATGGAAGAACTCAATCACAGCCTGTTCCTGGCCATCAACGCCAGTGCCGGTGCGTCAATGCCGATGCGTACACTGGCGGTTTTCTTCGCGCAATGGCTGGTGCTCAGCGTGCCGTTACTGCTGGCGGTGCTCTGGGTTTTCGGTGAGCGCCGCCAGTGCATGATCGTGCTGCTGGCGACCCTCGGCATCGTGCTGGCCCTGGCCAGCAATTGGCTGATCCGTGAGCTGTGGTTCCATCCGCGGCCCTTCATGATCGACCTGGGGCAGAACTTCCTCGCCCATGCGCCCGGCGCGTCCTTCCCCAGCGATCACGCCAGCGGCATGTTCGCCATGGCGTTCGCGCTGATCCTCGCGCGCCTGCGCAAGGCCGGGCTGGTGATGCTGGGCCTGGCGCTGCTGGTGGGCTGGGCCCGGGTCTACCTCGGGGTGCATTTCCCCTTCGATATTCTCGGTGGCTGCCTGGTGGGGCTGCTCAGCGCCTGGCTGGTGCGCCAGGGCCTGGCCTGGCGGCAGTTTGACCAGCGGCTGCTGGCGCTGCTCGAGGGGACTTATCTGCGGCTGATCGGCAGCGCGCGGCGCGGCGCCTGA
- the cadR gene encoding Cd(II)/Pb(II)-responsive transcriptional regulator, producing the protein MKIGELAKLTDCQVETIRYYEREGLLPEPARSEGNYRLYTQAHTERLTFIRNCRSLDMTLEEIRSLLNLRDSPEGQCASVNALIDEHIHHVKARIDGLLVLQEQLLDLRQRCSEGPDQDHCGILQRLEVSGSVAPNEAEPSHVGRSHGH; encoded by the coding sequence ATGAAGATTGGCGAACTGGCGAAACTCACCGACTGTCAGGTCGAGACCATCCGCTACTACGAGCGCGAAGGACTGCTGCCGGAACCGGCCCGCAGCGAAGGCAACTACCGCCTCTACACCCAGGCCCACACCGAGCGCCTGACCTTTATCCGCAATTGCCGCAGCCTGGACATGACCCTTGAGGAAATCCGCAGCCTGCTCAACCTGCGGGACAGCCCGGAAGGCCAGTGCGCCAGCGTCAACGCCCTGATCGACGAGCATATCCATCACGTCAAGGCGCGCATCGACGGGCTCCTGGTGCTCCAGGAGCAACTGCTGGACCTGCGTCAGCGCTGCAGCGAAGGGCCGGACCAGGATCACTGCGGCATCCTCCAGCGCCTGGAAGTCAGCGGTTCGGTGGCCCCCAACGAAGCCGAACCCTCGCACGTCGGCCGCAGCCACGGGCACTGA
- a CDS encoding heavy metal translocating P-type ATPase, whose amino-acid sequence MSDSIHNPRKPDAQHAHADHDHDHDHDHGHAHPPAGKLQPVKAHDHAAHGASCCGAAGPAPSRVTLSETPSAGARLSSFRIEAMDCPTEQTLIQNKLGKLAGVQALEFNLMNRVLGVTHDLPSTAPIIDAVKSLGMHAEPLQQEGAEVAPAAAPVKKAWWPLALSGIGALAAEVIHFTSAAPDWVIALVALVSILSGGLGTYKKGWIALKNRNLNINALMSIAVTGAVLIGQWPEAAMVMFLFTVAELIEARSLDRARNAISGLMQMTPEKVTVQQADGTWREVEAKSVELGALVRVRPGERVGLDGEVVSGSSTIDQAPITGESLPVEKTVGDKVFAGTINQAGSLEYRVSAAANNSTLARIIHAVEQAQGARAPTQRFVDTFSKIYTPAVFAFALAMALIPPLFMAGAWFDWIYRALVLLVVACPCALVISTPVSIVSGLAAAARKGILVKGGVYLEGGYKLDYLALDKTGTITHGKPVQTDFLALDPLAQDTAPALAASLAGRSDHPVSLAIARAAVDKQLAMHPVDNFAALAGRGVRGEINGQLYHLGNHRLAEELGLCSPALEEKLFALEQQGKTVVLLLDSNGPLALFAVADTVKESSREAIRQLHELGIKTLMLTGDNPHTAQAIAAQVGIDQARGDLLPSDKLQAIEDLYAQGHRVGMVGDGINDAPALARAEIGFAMAAAGTDTAIETADVALMDDDLRKIPAFIRLSRQTSVVLKQNIALALVIKAIFLGVTFAGLATMWMAVFADMGVSLLVVFNGLRLLRK is encoded by the coding sequence ATGAGCGACTCCATTCACAACCCGCGCAAGCCCGACGCCCAGCACGCCCATGCTGATCACGATCACGATCACGATCACGATCACGGCCATGCCCACCCACCGGCGGGCAAGCTGCAGCCGGTCAAGGCTCACGACCACGCCGCCCATGGCGCTTCCTGCTGCGGTGCCGCCGGTCCGGCGCCGTCCAGGGTCACCTTGAGCGAAACCCCGAGCGCCGGCGCGCGCCTGAGCAGCTTTCGCATCGAGGCCATGGACTGCCCCACCGAACAGACCCTGATCCAGAACAAGCTGGGCAAGCTGGCGGGGGTCCAGGCCCTGGAATTCAACCTGATGAACCGCGTGCTGGGGGTGACCCACGACCTGCCGAGCACCGCGCCGATCATCGACGCGGTCAAATCCCTGGGCATGCACGCCGAGCCGCTGCAGCAGGAGGGCGCCGAAGTCGCGCCTGCCGCCGCGCCGGTGAAGAAAGCCTGGTGGCCCCTGGCGCTGTCGGGTATCGGCGCGCTGGCCGCCGAAGTCATTCACTTCACCAGTGCCGCGCCCGATTGGGTGATCGCGCTGGTGGCCCTGGTGTCGATCCTCAGCGGCGGCCTGGGCACCTACAAGAAGGGCTGGATTGCCCTGAAGAACCGCAACCTCAACATCAATGCCCTGATGAGCATCGCCGTGACCGGCGCGGTGCTGATCGGCCAGTGGCCGGAAGCGGCGATGGTGATGTTCCTGTTCACCGTGGCCGAGCTGATCGAGGCCCGCTCCCTGGACCGGGCGCGCAACGCCATCAGCGGCCTGATGCAGATGACCCCGGAAAAGGTCACGGTGCAGCAGGCCGATGGCACTTGGCGCGAAGTGGAAGCGAAAAGCGTCGAGCTGGGCGCCTTGGTGCGGGTTCGTCCCGGCGAGCGCGTCGGTCTGGACGGCGAGGTGGTGTCCGGCAGCTCCACCATCGATCAGGCGCCGATCACCGGTGAAAGCCTGCCGGTGGAAAAGACCGTGGGCGACAAGGTGTTCGCCGGCACCATCAACCAGGCCGGCTCCCTGGAATACCGGGTGAGCGCCGCCGCCAACAACTCGACCCTGGCGCGGATCATCCACGCCGTGGAGCAGGCCCAGGGCGCACGGGCGCCGACCCAGCGCTTCGTCGATACCTTCTCGAAAATCTACACCCCGGCGGTATTCGCCTTCGCCCTGGCGATGGCGCTGATCCCGCCGCTGTTCATGGCCGGCGCCTGGTTCGACTGGATCTACCGCGCCCTGGTGCTGCTGGTGGTGGCCTGCCCGTGCGCCCTGGTGATCTCCACCCCGGTGAGCATTGTCAGCGGCCTGGCAGCGGCGGCGCGCAAAGGCATCCTGGTCAAGGGCGGGGTCTACCTGGAAGGTGGCTACAAGCTCGATTACCTGGCCTTGGACAAGACCGGCACCATCACCCACGGCAAGCCGGTGCAGACCGACTTCCTGGCCCTGGACCCACTGGCGCAGGACACGGCTCCGGCCCTGGCCGCGAGCCTGGCGGGGCGTTCCGACCACCCGGTGTCCCTGGCCATTGCCCGCGCGGCTGTGGATAAACAGCTGGCCATGCACCCTGTGGATAACTTCGCAGCCCTGGCCGGGCGCGGAGTGCGCGGGGAAATCAACGGCCAGCTCTATCACCTGGGCAACCACCGCCTGGCGGAAGAGCTGGGCCTGTGCTCCCCGGCCCTGGAAGAAAAACTCTTTGCCCTGGAGCAGCAGGGCAAGACCGTGGTCCTGTTGCTGGACAGCAACGGCCCGCTGGCGCTGTTCGCCGTGGCCGATACGGTCAAGGAATCCAGCCGCGAAGCCATCCGGCAATTGCATGAGCTGGGGATCAAGACCCTGATGCTCACCGGCGACAACCCGCACACTGCCCAGGCCATCGCCGCTCAGGTAGGCATCGACCAGGCCCGGGGCGACCTGCTGCCCAGCGACAAGCTGCAAGCCATCGAAGACCTGTACGCTCAGGGCCACCGGGTCGGCATGGTCGGCGACGGCATCAACGACGCCCCGGCCCTGGCCCGGGCCGAGATCGGTTTCGCCATGGCCGCGGCCGGCACCGACACCGCCATCGAAACCGCGGATGTCGCCCTGATGGACGATGATCTGCGCAAGATCCCGGCGTTTATCCGCCTGTCGCGCCAGACCTCGGTGGTGCTCAAGCAAAATATCGCCCTGGCCCTGGTCATCAAGGCGATCTTTCTTGGGGTAACCTTTGCCGGGCTCGCCACCATGTGGATGGCGGTGTTCGCCGACATGGGCGTGAGCCTGTTGGTGGTGTTCAACGGCCTGCGCCTGCTGCGCAAATAG
- a CDS encoding LysR family transcriptional regulator, whose amino-acid sequence MLSAELKAFYMVARLGSITLAAKKLGLSQPTVTTQIRNLESQYSVELFYRGGRRLSLSDEGARLLPMVKDLLQKEADIEFFLRNSGQVQGTLRIAATAPYYILDLVKTFRERLPQVEVSVEIGNSQQVLEALEDYRVDVAASSQLLDDSRLVRRVLGSDPLVLAVHRNHPLAALEHVPLNALAGHTLLMREPGSTTRSLTETLLKDANVSFGPLLEIGSRESIREAVLRNIGISIIARQEVPHDPQLRVLSIENAPQIVEYLYCLKERKNARLPAAFLGLAQEMAPA is encoded by the coding sequence ATGCTGAGCGCGGAGCTGAAGGCCTTTTACATGGTCGCCCGCCTGGGCAGCATCACCCTGGCGGCGAAGAAGCTCGGCCTCAGTCAACCGACGGTGACCACGCAGATCCGCAACCTGGAAAGCCAGTATTCGGTGGAGTTGTTCTACCGCGGCGGTCGGCGCCTGAGCCTCAGCGACGAGGGCGCGCGGCTGCTGCCGATGGTCAAGGACCTGTTGCAGAAAGAAGCCGATATCGAGTTCTTCCTGCGTAACAGCGGTCAGGTACAGGGCACCTTGCGCATCGCCGCCACGGCGCCGTACTACATCCTCGATCTGGTGAAGACCTTCCGCGAGCGCCTGCCCCAGGTGGAGGTGTCGGTGGAAATCGGCAATTCCCAGCAAGTCCTGGAGGCGCTGGAGGACTATCGGGTGGATGTCGCCGCTTCCTCGCAATTGCTGGACGATTCACGCTTGGTCCGCCGGGTGCTGGGCAGCGACCCGCTGGTGCTGGCGGTGCACCGCAACCACCCCCTGGCGGCGCTGGAGCACGTGCCCCTCAACGCCCTGGCCGGGCATACCCTGCTGATGCGCGAGCCGGGCTCCACCACCCGCAGCCTTACCGAAACCTTGCTCAAGGACGCCAACGTCAGCTTTGGCCCGCTGCTGGAAATCGGCAGCCGCGAATCGATCCGTGAGGCGGTACTGCGCAACATCGGCATCAGCATCATCGCCCGCCAGGAAGTGCCCCACGACCCGCAGTTGCGAGTGCTGAGCATTGAAAACGCGCCGCAGATCGTCGAGTACCTGTACTGCCTCAAGGAGCGCAAGAACGCGCGCTTGCCAGCGGCTTTTCTCGGGTTGGCGCAGGAAATGGCTCCCGCCTGA
- a CDS encoding putative 2-aminoethylphosphonate ABC transporter ATP-binding protein, protein MNPAIATALSNPGAPMKVRGVRKRFGAFTALDNVSLDVAAGELVCLLGPSGCGKTTLLRCIAGLERQDQGELYLGDRDVSLLAPQARDYGILFQSYALFPNLTVEANIAYGLAGSGREEARQRVAQMLELVGLSGSEKKYPGQLSGGQQQRVALARALAPAPSLLLLDEPMSALDARVREHLCTELRQLQRRLGITTLMVTHNQDEAMLMADRIAVMNNGKVEQYATPQEIYDRPATPFVAEFVGQGNWLPFSRNSDSHAQVGGMKVRLADGSAKTASGRLFCRPEAISVNPPVHEENLFPAKVREITFLGNRCRMSFELNELPGHALLAELAPDAMPRLGAQDIWVALPPRSLQVFA, encoded by the coding sequence ATGAACCCTGCAATCGCAACTGCCCTGAGCAACCCTGGCGCACCGATGAAAGTGCGCGGCGTGCGCAAGCGCTTCGGCGCTTTCACGGCGCTGGATAACGTCTCCCTGGACGTCGCCGCCGGCGAGCTGGTGTGCCTGCTGGGGCCGTCCGGTTGTGGCAAGACCACCTTGCTGCGCTGCATCGCCGGCCTTGAGCGCCAGGACCAGGGCGAGTTGTACCTGGGGGATCGGGATGTGTCGCTGCTGGCGCCGCAAGCCCGGGACTACGGGATCCTGTTCCAGTCCTATGCGCTGTTTCCCAACCTCACGGTGGAAGCCAACATCGCCTACGGCCTGGCCGGCAGCGGGCGCGAGGAAGCGCGGCAGCGCGTGGCGCAGATGCTGGAATTGGTGGGCCTGAGCGGCAGCGAGAAGAAATACCCCGGCCAGCTGTCCGGCGGCCAGCAGCAGCGCGTGGCCCTGGCCCGCGCCCTGGCGCCGGCGCCGTCGCTGCTGCTGTTGGACGAGCCGATGTCGGCCCTGGATGCCCGGGTCCGCGAGCACCTGTGCACCGAGCTGCGCCAACTGCAGCGGCGCCTGGGGATCACCACCCTGATGGTCACCCACAACCAGGACGAAGCCATGTTGATGGCCGACCGCATCGCCGTGATGAACAACGGCAAGGTCGAGCAGTACGCCACGCCCCAGGAAATCTACGATCGCCCCGCCACGCCCTTCGTCGCCGAGTTCGTCGGCCAGGGCAACTGGCTGCCCTTCAGCCGTAACAGCGACAGTCATGCCCAGGTTGGCGGGATGAAGGTGCGCCTGGCCGACGGCTCGGCCAAGACCGCTTCGGGCCGGCTGTTCTGCCGCCCGGAAGCGATCAGCGTGAACCCGCCGGTGCATGAGGAAAACCTGTTCCCGGCCAAGGTCCGCGAGATCACCTTCCTCGGCAACCGCTGCCGCATGAGCTTCGAGCTCAACGAGCTGCCGGGGCATGCGCTGCTGGCGGAACTGGCCCCGGACGCCATGCCGCGCCTGGGCGCCCAGGACATCTGGGTCGCCTTGCCGCCGCGCAGCCTCCAGGTGTTTGCCTAA
- a CDS encoding putative 2-aminoethylphosphonate ABC transporter permease subunit, whose protein sequence is MSVPMSLPLPAKRARQASRAEIGDRIFVVGGKLLLLLLLGVAVLLPLLAIFWRGFSAEAGQGGGWLAARELVSSANFHWLLGNSLKVSLSVAAIVVPLAYLFAYALQRTLIPGKGLWRGLSLLPLMAPSMLPGIALVYLFGNQGMLRGLFAENIYGFWGIVLGEVIYTFPHALMILLSALSLADARLFDAASSMGASPARAFRSITWPATRQAVFAAFCLVFTLTITDFGVPVVVGGDYQVLALEAYKAVVGQQQFGRGALIGMVLLLPALFSFGVDAWLRRRHGDAMSGRAQVFKPAPSRLRDACYLSIVLLICAALLLVFGMAVYSSLVKFWPYNLSLSLNHYQFDDTAGGGWLAYRNSLSMALCTALIGSLLIFTGAYLMEKTRGQRGLNLALRLLSFVPMAVPGLVLGLGYVFFFNLNGNPLHVFYGSMTLLVVCTIAHYLTTAQMTATTALRQLDAEFEAAALSLKAPLYRHYLRVTVPICLPALLDIVRYLFVSAMTTVSAAIFLYSPDTILAAVAVLNMDDAGNVGGAAAMSTLILFTSAGVSLLLAWASRGLLRRSQAWRQTAPGH, encoded by the coding sequence ATGAGCGTGCCAATGTCCCTGCCGCTACCTGCCAAGCGGGCGCGCCAGGCTTCGCGTGCCGAGATCGGCGACCGTATTTTTGTCGTCGGTGGCAAGCTTCTGCTTCTGCTCCTGCTGGGTGTCGCGGTGCTGTTGCCCCTGCTGGCGATCTTCTGGCGCGGTTTCAGCGCCGAGGCCGGGCAGGGCGGTGGTTGGCTGGCAGCCCGCGAGCTGGTGAGCAGCGCCAACTTCCACTGGCTGCTGGGCAACAGCCTGAAAGTCTCCCTCAGCGTCGCCGCCATCGTGGTGCCCCTGGCTTACCTGTTCGCCTACGCCCTGCAACGCACGCTGATTCCCGGCAAGGGCCTGTGGCGTGGCCTGTCGCTGTTGCCGCTGATGGCGCCATCGATGCTCCCGGGGATTGCCCTGGTCTATCTGTTCGGCAATCAGGGGATGCTGCGTGGCCTGTTCGCCGAGAACATCTACGGCTTCTGGGGCATCGTCCTCGGCGAAGTCATCTACACCTTTCCCCATGCCCTGATGATCCTGCTCTCGGCCCTGTCCCTGGCCGATGCGCGGCTGTTCGACGCCGCATCGAGCATGGGCGCCAGCCCGGCCAGGGCCTTTCGCAGCATCACCTGGCCAGCCACCCGGCAGGCGGTGTTCGCCGCGTTCTGCCTGGTGTTCACCCTGACCATCACCGACTTCGGCGTGCCGGTGGTGGTGGGCGGCGACTATCAGGTGCTGGCCCTGGAAGCCTACAAGGCGGTGGTGGGCCAGCAGCAGTTCGGCCGTGGCGCGTTGATCGGCATGGTGTTGCTGTTGCCGGCATTGTTCAGCTTCGGCGTCGATGCCTGGCTGCGCCGCCGTCACGGCGATGCCATGAGCGGTCGCGCCCAGGTGTTCAAGCCGGCGCCATCGCGGCTGCGGGACGCCTGCTACCTGAGCATCGTGCTGCTGATCTGCGCCGCGCTGCTGCTGGTGTTCGGCATGGCGGTGTATTCCTCCCTGGTGAAGTTCTGGCCCTACAACCTGTCGCTGTCGCTGAACCACTACCAGTTCGACGACACCGCCGGCGGTGGCTGGCTGGCCTACCGCAACAGCCTGAGCATGGCTTTGTGCACGGCGCTGATCGGCAGCCTGCTGATTTTCACCGGCGCCTATCTGATGGAGAAAACCCGCGGCCAGCGCGGCCTGAACCTGGCGCTGCGCCTGCTCAGCTTCGTGCCGATGGCGGTGCCCGGCTTGGTGCTGGGCCTGGGCTACGTGTTCTTCTTCAACCTCAACGGCAACCCGCTGCACGTGTTCTACGGCAGCATGACCCTGCTGGTGGTGTGCACCATCGCCCACTACCTGACCACCGCGCAGATGACCGCCACCACCGCCCTGCGCCAGCTGGATGCCGAGTTCGAGGCCGCCGCGCTGTCGCTCAAGGCGCCGCTGTACCGGCATTACCTGCGGGTCACCGTGCCGATCTGCCTGCCGGCGCTGCTGGACATCGTGCGCTACCTGTTCGTCTCGGCCATGACCACGGTGTCGGCGGCGATCTTCCTCTACAGCCCCGACACCATCCTCGCCGCCGTCGCCGTGCTGAACATGGACGACGCCGGCAACGTCGGCGGCGCCGCGGCGATGTCGACCCTGATCCTGTTCACCTCCGCCGGCGTCTCGCTGCTGCTGGCCTGGGCGTCGCGCGGGCTGTTGCGCCGCTCCCAGGCCTGGCGGCAAACCGCGCCGGGTCATTGA
- a CDS encoding putative 2-aminoethylphosphonate ABC transporter substrate-binding protein has product MFKPLALVAAVLSAVSLNAFAAKTELTVYTALEAEQLKSYKQAFEKANPDVEIKWVRDSTGIITAKLLAEKARPQADAVWGLAASSLAILDQQGMLQSYAPKDLGQIGPNYRDAANPPAWVGMDVWAATICFNTVEAEKQGLSKPVSWQDLTKPEYKGKIVMPNPASSGTGFLDVSAWLQTFGEKQGWQYMDDLHQNIGQYVHSGSKPCKLAAAGEFPIGISFEYPAVQLKRQGAPLDIILPKEGLGWEIEATAVIKGTPHEEAAKKLADFSASPAAMELYKENFAVLAQPGIAKPQTELPADYEQRLIKNDFAWASKNRDQILAEWRKRYDGKSEKVAAQ; this is encoded by the coding sequence ATGTTCAAGCCCCTGGCTCTTGTCGCTGCCGTCCTCTCTGCTGTCAGCCTGAACGCCTTTGCTGCGAAAACCGAGCTGACGGTCTACACCGCCCTCGAAGCCGAGCAGCTGAAGTCCTACAAGCAAGCCTTCGAAAAGGCCAACCCGGACGTGGAGATCAAGTGGGTGCGTGACTCCACCGGGATCATCACCGCCAAGCTGCTGGCGGAAAAAGCCCGCCCGCAGGCCGATGCGGTCTGGGGCCTGGCGGCGTCCAGCCTGGCGATCCTCGACCAGCAAGGCATGTTGCAAAGTTATGCGCCCAAGGACCTGGGCCAGATCGGCCCGAACTACCGCGACGCCGCCAACCCACCGGCCTGGGTCGGCATGGACGTCTGGGCCGCGACCATCTGTTTCAACACCGTGGAGGCCGAAAAGCAGGGCCTGAGCAAGCCGGTGAGCTGGCAGGACCTGACCAAGCCCGAGTACAAGGGCAAGATCGTCATGCCCAACCCGGCGTCCTCGGGCACCGGCTTCCTGGATGTCAGCGCCTGGCTGCAGACCTTCGGCGAGAAGCAGGGCTGGCAGTACATGGATGACCTGCACCAGAACATCGGCCAGTACGTCCACTCCGGTTCCAAGCCGTGCAAGCTGGCCGCCGCCGGTGAATTCCCGATCGGCATCTCCTTCGAATACCCGGCCGTGCAGCTCAAGCGCCAGGGCGCGCCGCTGGACATCATCCTGCCCAAGGAAGGCCTGGGCTGGGAAATCGAAGCCACGGCAGTGATCAAGGGCACCCCGCATGAAGAGGCCGCGAAGAAGCTCGCCGACTTCTCCGCCAGTCCGGCGGCCATGGAGCTGTACAAGGAAAACTTCGCCGTGCTGGCCCAGCCGGGCATCGCCAAGCCGCAGACCGAACTGCCGGCCGACTACGAGCAGCGCCTGATCAAGAACGACTTTGCCTGGGCCTCGAAGAACCGCGACCAGATCCTCGCCGAATGGCGCAAGCGCTATGACGGCAAGTCGGAAAAGGTTGCCGCGCAGTAA
- a CDS encoding TIGR03364 family FAD-dependent oxidoreductase — translation MTHHSDLLIVGAGILGLSHAYAAAKRGLRVQVFERSATPLGASVRNFGQALVTGQPPGIMLELARASRDIWADWQQLAGLPLKRNGSYLFARNEAEEQLLEAFCAGRAREHGYRVELLRGAALNDLYGGQFRHHRAALHGLDDQQLYSREALPLLIDYLRRDLGVQFHFSTLVRDIQPGQLHSTAGSFHAPRIVLCSGHDYQTLLAEQIAVLQPQICRLQMLRARPQVNLNLQHALLTGLSCVHYGAFADLPQAAAVQAQILREVPHLHEHGIHLLISPTPYGELIIGDSHDYGSDPSPFNAEQVDNWLIELAEQTLGCKVQVVERWQGVYGARGPGPFSFLEAAPGVYAALMHTGVGMSVGPAMAEGNIARLLGEA, via the coding sequence ATGACCCATCACAGCGATCTGCTGATCGTCGGCGCCGGCATCCTCGGCCTGTCCCACGCCTACGCGGCCGCCAAGCGCGGTTTGCGGGTACAGGTATTCGAGCGCAGCGCCACGCCCCTGGGCGCCTCGGTGCGCAACTTCGGCCAGGCCCTGGTCACCGGCCAGCCGCCGGGCATCATGCTGGAACTGGCCCGCGCCAGCCGCGATATCTGGGCCGACTGGCAACAGCTGGCCGGCCTGCCACTCAAGCGCAACGGCTCCTACCTGTTCGCCCGCAACGAAGCCGAAGAACAACTGCTGGAAGCCTTCTGCGCCGGTCGCGCGCGGGAGCACGGCTATCGTGTCGAACTGCTGCGGGGCGCGGCCCTGAATGACCTGTACGGCGGCCAGTTCCGCCATCACCGCGCGGCCTTGCACGGCCTGGATGACCAGCAACTGTATTCCCGCGAGGCGCTGCCGCTGCTGATCGACTACCTGCGTCGCGACCTGGGCGTGCAGTTCCACTTCTCGACCCTGGTGCGCGATATCCAGCCGGGGCAACTGCACAGCACCGCCGGCAGCTTTCATGCGCCGCGGATCGTGCTGTGTTCGGGCCACGACTATCAGACCCTGCTGGCCGAGCAGATCGCCGTCCTGCAGCCGCAGATCTGCCGCCTGCAGATGCTTCGCGCCCGGCCCCAGGTCAACCTCAACCTGCAACATGCCTTGCTCACCGGGCTCAGCTGCGTGCACTACGGCGCCTTCGCCGACCTGCCGCAAGCGGCGGCAGTGCAGGCGCAGATCCTGCGCGAGGTGCCCCATCTGCACGAGCACGGCATTCACCTGCTGATCAGCCCGACCCCCTACGGCGAGCTGATCATCGGCGATTCCCATGACTACGGCAGCGATCCGTCGCCGTTCAACGCCGAACAGGTGGACAACTGGCTGATCGAACTGGCCGAACAGACCCTGGGCTGCAAGGTCCAGGTGGTGGAGCGCTGGCAGGGCGTGTATGGGGCGCGTGGGCCCGGGCCGTTCTCCTTCCTGGAGGCGGCGCCCGGGGTTTATGCGGCGCTGATGCATACCGGCGTGGGCATGAGCGTCGGTCCGGCCATGGCCGAGGGCAATATCGCCCGGCTGCTGGGGGAGGCGTGA
- a CDS encoding phosphonate degradation HD-domain oxygenase yields MMRRQQVIDEVFGLYERFGDCDYIGEPVSQIEHMSQAAQLALAEGHDDEVVLAAFFHDIGHICQQDAENMGGFGVVSHERLGADYLRRAGFSERLARLVEYHVQAKRYLTFKEPGYYQRLSEASRRTLEYQGGAMNAAEAAAFELDPLCALSLRLRHWDEQAKEMWVPVMDLQVLKDKALALL; encoded by the coding sequence GTGATGCGTCGGCAGCAGGTGATTGACGAGGTTTTCGGCCTGTACGAGCGCTTCGGCGATTGTGACTACATTGGCGAGCCGGTGTCGCAGATCGAGCACATGTCCCAGGCCGCGCAACTGGCCCTGGCGGAAGGTCATGACGATGAAGTGGTGCTGGCGGCGTTCTTCCACGATATCGGGCATATCTGCCAGCAGGATGCCGAGAACATGGGCGGTTTCGGCGTGGTCAGCCATGAGCGCCTGGGGGCGGATTATCTGCGCCGGGCGGGGTTCAGCGAGCGTCTAGCGCGGCTGGTGGAGTACCACGTCCAGGCCAAGCGCTACCTGACCTTCAAGGAGCCCGGTTATTACCAGCGGCTGAGCGAAGCCAGCCGGCGCACCCTGGAATACCAGGGCGGGGCGATGAACGCGGCAGAGGCGGCAGCCTTCGAACTCGACCCGTTGTGCGCGCTGAGTTTGCGCCTGCGCCACTGGGACGAACAGGCCAAGGAAATGTGGGTGCCGGTAATGGATTTGCAGGTGCTCAAGGACAAGGCGCTGGCGCTGCTTTAG